Proteins encoded in a region of the Anopheles ziemanni chromosome 2, idAnoZiCoDA_A2_x.2, whole genome shotgun sequence genome:
- the LOC131294573 gene encoding protein lethal(2)essential for life-like encodes MSLVPVQYRTWWDDWDLPLYTRVLEKSITQEVLGTDDFWRAPPLAPLRWSSLYRPWRYFSLRDVGAKVDTDPNRFQIELDVHQFLPHEVTVRRTDKYVTIEGKHEEKRDEQGYVARQFSRRYLVPIGYDANLIVSSLSSDGVLTVTAPRIGLPAPKVEKYVPIWHTGKPAIEDKNSRRCLTYK; translated from the exons ATGTCGCTGGTTCCGGTGCAGTACCGTACCTGGTGGGACGACTGGGACCTACCGCTGTACACGCGCGTCCTCGAGAAGTCGATCACGCAGGAGGTCCTTGGGACAGATGACTTCTGGCGTGCGCCACCCCTGGCGCCGCTGCGCTGGTCGAGCCTCTACCGGCCCTGGCGCTACTTCAGCCTGCGGGATGTCGGCGCGAAAGTGGACACCGATCCGAACCGCTTCCAGATCGAGCTGGACGTGCACCAGTTCCTGCCGCACGAGGTAACCGTGCGCCGCACGGACAAGTACGTCACGATCGAGGGCAAGCACGAGGAGAAGCGGGACGAGCAGGGTTACGTGGCACGCCAGTTCTCCCGCCGCTACCTGGTTCCAA TCGGCTACGATGCCAACCTGATCGTCTCGTCGCTCTCGTCCGACGGCGTCCTGACGGTCACCGCCCCGCGGATTGGGCTGCCGGCGCCGAAAGTCGAAAAGTACGTGCCCATCTGGCACACCGGAAAGCCGGCCATCGAGGACAAGAA TTCGCGACGCTGTTTGACTTACAAGTAA